In a genomic window of Flammeovirga agarivorans:
- a CDS encoding helix-turn-helix domain-containing protein has product MRIFYIQESKRKENYQKFAEEFGGTFDGENLKIDNDDLKVDITYFENIFGVSVIINEVYLEDDVRFEINPTKEEQLMLYTRFMTSSDSQVIINDKTVEQEYIDSAVISNNKNSLETIYRKGKKIKSVTIVVPFSEWIKVTKNDYPELTDLFKEETPWIEVVKVSSIMKKTLAEIFSLKKMSFGRRAFTVTKSLELCSLLFIELMKKKQDGEEIGMKKEEFELMETMKEDLRNKLAKPPKIDDLVREYGMSATKLRETFKRVVGTSIHQFILSERFHLAYDALVNSEVPVSKLAIDLGFNTTAHFSDAIKKKYGVSPSELRKSIKYGAN; this is encoded by the coding sequence TTGAGAATATTTTATATACAGGAATCTAAAAGAAAGGAGAATTACCAAAAATTCGCAGAGGAGTTTGGTGGTACTTTTGACGGAGAAAACCTTAAGATTGATAATGATGACCTTAAAGTTGATATTACCTACTTTGAAAATATTTTTGGTGTAAGCGTTATTATCAATGAAGTGTATTTGGAGGATGATGTACGTTTTGAGATTAACCCAACCAAAGAGGAACAACTGATGTTATATACTCGATTTATGACGTCTTCTGATTCTCAGGTCATCATAAACGACAAAACTGTGGAACAAGAGTACATAGATTCTGCGGTGATCTCTAATAATAAAAATAGCCTAGAAACAATATATCGTAAAGGGAAAAAGATTAAATCAGTGACTATCGTAGTTCCATTTTCTGAGTGGATAAAAGTAACCAAAAACGATTACCCTGAGCTTACAGATCTTTTCAAGGAAGAAACGCCATGGATAGAAGTGGTGAAAGTCTCTTCAATTATGAAAAAGACCTTAGCAGAAATTTTTTCTCTAAAGAAAATGAGCTTTGGTAGGAGAGCTTTTACAGTAACTAAATCATTAGAGCTATGTTCCTTATTGTTTATTGAGCTGATGAAAAAGAAGCAGGATGGGGAAGAAATAGGTATGAAAAAAGAGGAGTTTGAGTTAATGGAAACGATGAAAGAAGATCTACGAAATAAATTAGCCAAACCTCCTAAAATTGATGATTTAGTAAGGGAATATGGAATGAGTGCCACAAAACTCAGAGAAACCTTTAAAAGGGTAGTGGGTACTTCAATACATCAATTTATTCTTTCGGAGAGATTTCATTTAGCATATGATGCCTTGGTTAATTCTGAAGTCCCAGTATCAAAATTAGCGATAGACCTAGGTTTTAATACAACAGCACACTTTTCAGATGCTATCAAAAAGAAATACGGAGTCAGTCCTTCTGAGTTAAGAAAATCGATAAAATACGGAGCTAATTGA
- a CDS encoding T9SS type A sorting domain-containing protein: MTKYIYISLMMLIMALSNAYGQQSSITVKCPPCRPIESCDQCFATQEEANSNCNSSSRVKGLSLENELTDLELSVYPNPSSGLFKIEGEALLEGEIQLFSATGELIQTRRILSPIRKSSIGEEKGLPQGVYILMYTDKEGKSVSKKLVVDY; encoded by the coding sequence ATGACAAAATATATTTATATCAGTTTGATGATGCTAATTATGGCATTGTCAAACGCATATGGCCAACAAAGTTCTATTACAGTAAAATGTCCGCCTTGCAGACCTATTGAGAGTTGTGATCAATGCTTTGCAACTCAAGAAGAAGCAAATAGTAATTGTAATTCATCTTCAAGAGTAAAAGGGCTTTCATTAGAAAATGAATTAACGGACTTAGAACTTTCAGTTTACCCCAATCCTAGTTCCGGATTATTTAAAATTGAAGGGGAAGCTCTACTAGAAGGGGAAATACAATTATTTTCCGCTACAGGTGAACTTATTCAAACAAGAAGAATTCTATCTCCAATTAGGAAATCTAGTATCGGTGAAGAGAAAGGACTTCCTCAAGGAGTATACATATTAATGTATACAGACAAAGAAGGTAAATCAGTAAGCAAGAAACTTGTGGTAGACTATTAA
- a CDS encoding di-heme oxidoredictase family protein, whose protein sequence is MSFSNAQGYGIEVENGNATIYFEDQNWTGGWNYICLGAACSPGEKVGNRWERSVSGLEVGNTYTIQLKIQDNSSGQYISDQYSVVATAKGDGTNPVIPTCSDGIQNGNEEGVDCGGDCEPCIAPPPTDRHKIEVELAQIVGSASVYDDPAASNGKGVAYISAQGAGIQIENSPSASSVEIVYASELSGEISFFINGNDIDNIPFSSSGAWVGNYNTTSVSVNIQEGDTFAIIFQSGDAALNIDQINFIGTPAEPQPCTGLNNPANVFTHVTTSNETSDGALDGSVTFHFNNVENEYDSILFFFDSDSFKVSIEEGQLTVPNKASGSYTAGMKWGNSECNTYLGTVTIGSCENQIKDGNEEGIDCGGVCPICPEDPIPTKEDLVISVASSPTHGEYLIAKYGNLPAKAIYTWDNDTNEFGSCTDGCAQNWPLVVASSKLNIILPNSLPQGLTGDFGLSGTCDGELQLTFNGQPLYYFAGDNQENDTNGEGAGNVWWLLKETITDTCSDNIQNGDETGIDCGGSCTPCSSGPGEGSCGDFGLTIIDGQGILYYHEDLGSALYLCLNGSCYTPDKQEDGYYQRFVNISANTDYTIKVQGSNEQEKVVQVSECFFVPTCGDGIQNGDETGVDCGGASCNDCPTCSDGIQNGDETGVDCGGANCISCEEVCNGTPNPNAVITKQNESFEGQNDGILTLSFDDVENRENIEFSIDGGNTYPYTEKDNLKWITITGLAPGNYHIFVRWGDGGDCPIDLGNTAILEGGAAPSCTDGILNQGEERVDCGGPCAPCEEEACGDIPMVLYPSPALPTPVLGVQPGTHGYTFDLSEDLTTISVSHGQTIDIQADGNPDFEFFCSCNQIEFEGIKLNETNSVPTKCLQADNFFYFFRYKKKGYMTDDPGDQYMYSSLFTTKGERIDPRNRPTIASTAANWMRFRHPHAYDGITEAVFDAVHNADQLRYLDRYETIITDGPDNLRIDPQLTSANGTFHPHAGAPVTPVRIDILDIGDSPAPRYATTVGGVSGTTYSDLGPGYNYGNMVNYEITAVAGGSGAQTYNTLQNYFIGQGFNTLGDPRLASAGKASTLMILPSLATAGGNERNYNLERDAIFTQHIITLESEDDVDDFLEGHHLFHGVTHRSEASEYNQFQVELDQARIGSTSCGSCHFRDGRGSEVINTPRGPRIAPPVFGIGMLQWIAGAEAGLRWDGGVATVEDQTKNALIEDHGINPDTDISQEDLEQIVAYTKFLTVPTRSANSYNIPGVAEGELAFNTVGCASCHQVTQKTSSDAPKEFRDLVIRPYTDMKVHNVYNGSFRTPALWGMGRNIDLLERNGKATLFMHDGSATSIEKAIQLHGGDASNSRTAYNNLSEEERAFIVQFIKSL, encoded by the coding sequence ATGAGCTTTTCAAATGCACAAGGTTATGGGATTGAAGTTGAAAATGGAAATGCTACCATCTACTTTGAAGACCAAAACTGGACAGGTGGATGGAATTACATCTGTCTAGGTGCTGCTTGTTCGCCTGGAGAAAAAGTAGGAAATCGTTGGGAAAGAAGTGTCAGCGGACTAGAAGTAGGCAACACTTACACTATTCAGTTGAAAATCCAAGACAATAGTAGTGGTCAGTATATCTCCGATCAATACTCTGTTGTTGCCACAGCAAAAGGAGATGGAACAAACCCAGTAATTCCTACTTGTTCTGATGGAATCCAAAATGGAAACGAGGAAGGAGTAGACTGTGGAGGAGATTGTGAACCATGCATTGCTCCCCCTCCAACTGATCGTCACAAAATAGAAGTAGAACTTGCACAAATCGTCGGAAGTGCCTCTGTTTATGATGACCCTGCTGCTTCAAATGGCAAAGGTGTAGCATATATATCAGCACAAGGTGCAGGTATTCAAATTGAAAATTCACCATCTGCATCTTCCGTAGAAATTGTATATGCCTCTGAGCTATCCGGTGAGATATCTTTCTTTATCAATGGTAATGACATTGATAATATCCCATTTTCATCTTCAGGAGCATGGGTGGGTAATTATAATACAACTTCTGTTAGTGTAAACATTCAGGAGGGTGATACTTTTGCAATTATCTTCCAATCTGGTGATGCTGCATTAAATATTGACCAAATTAATTTTATTGGCACACCTGCAGAACCGCAACCCTGCACAGGTTTAAATAACCCTGCCAATGTTTTCACACATGTTACGACAAGCAATGAAACTTCAGATGGTGCCTTAGATGGTAGTGTTACATTCCATTTTAATAATGTCGAAAACGAGTATGATTCCATCTTATTTTTCTTTGATTCTGATTCATTTAAAGTCAGTATCGAAGAGGGGCAATTGACTGTACCTAACAAAGCTTCAGGAAGCTATACCGCTGGTATGAAGTGGGGAAATAGCGAATGTAACACCTATTTAGGTACGGTAACTATTGGTTCATGTGAGAATCAGATTAAAGATGGTAATGAAGAAGGAATTGACTGTGGGGGAGTTTGCCCTATTTGTCCAGAAGACCCTATTCCGACTAAGGAAGACTTAGTTATTTCTGTAGCAAGCTCACCTACACATGGTGAATACCTCATTGCGAAGTACGGAAATTTACCAGCGAAAGCTATCTATACATGGGATAATGATACGAACGAGTTTGGAAGTTGTACCGATGGTTGTGCTCAGAATTGGCCATTAGTTGTTGCATCTTCTAAGTTAAATATCATTTTACCCAATAGTTTACCACAGGGTTTAACTGGAGACTTCGGGTTGAGTGGAACTTGTGATGGGGAGCTTCAACTTACTTTTAATGGTCAACCATTATATTACTTTGCAGGGGATAATCAGGAAAATGATACAAATGGTGAAGGAGCTGGTAATGTTTGGTGGCTATTAAAAGAAACTATTACTGACACCTGTTCCGATAATATTCAAAATGGTGATGAAACCGGTATTGACTGTGGGGGCTCATGTACTCCTTGTTCCTCTGGACCAGGAGAAGGTTCTTGCGGTGACTTTGGTTTAACTATTATAGACGGACAAGGAATTTTATATTATCATGAAGATTTAGGGTCTGCTTTATATCTATGTCTAAATGGTAGCTGCTATACTCCTGATAAACAAGAAGATGGTTACTATCAAAGATTTGTCAATATTAGTGCAAATACAGATTACACCATCAAAGTACAAGGAAGTAACGAACAAGAAAAAGTTGTTCAAGTATCAGAATGTTTCTTTGTTCCTACATGTGGAGATGGTATACAAAATGGTGATGAAACCGGTGTTGATTGTGGGGGTGCTTCTTGTAACGATTGCCCTACATGTAGCGATGGCATCCAAAATGGTGATGAAACTGGTGTTGACTGCGGTGGAGCCAATTGTATCTCTTGTGAAGAAGTTTGTAATGGAACACCTAATCCAAATGCTGTAATCACTAAACAAAATGAATCTTTTGAAGGACAAAATGATGGTATACTTACTTTATCATTTGACGATGTTGAAAATCGAGAAAATATTGAGTTTTCAATTGATGGAGGCAATACCTACCCTTACACTGAAAAAGACAATTTAAAATGGATCACTATTACGGGTTTAGCTCCAGGTAATTATCACATTTTTGTTCGTTGGGGAGACGGTGGCGATTGTCCTATAGATTTAGGAAATACAGCAATTCTGGAAGGCGGTGCTGCTCCTTCATGTACTGATGGTATATTAAATCAAGGAGAAGAAAGAGTCGATTGTGGAGGCCCTTGTGCTCCTTGTGAAGAAGAAGCATGTGGTGATATTCCAATGGTACTCTACCCTTCACCTGCATTACCAACTCCGGTTCTTGGAGTTCAACCTGGTACACATGGGTATACATTTGATCTGTCTGAAGATTTAACTACTATTTCAGTAAGTCATGGTCAAACAATAGATATTCAAGCAGATGGCAACCCTGATTTTGAGTTTTTCTGTTCTTGTAACCAAATAGAATTTGAGGGGATCAAGTTAAACGAAACGAACAGTGTTCCTACTAAATGTTTACAAGCGGATAATTTCTTTTACTTCTTTAGATATAAGAAAAAAGGGTATATGACAGATGACCCAGGTGATCAATATATGTATTCTTCATTATTTACAACAAAAGGAGAAAGAATTGATCCTCGAAATAGACCTACGATTGCCTCTACTGCAGCCAACTGGATGCGTTTTAGACATCCACATGCTTATGATGGTATCACAGAAGCTGTTTTTGACGCTGTACATAATGCCGATCAACTTCGTTATTTAGATCGTTATGAAACTATTATCACAGATGGTCCTGACAATCTAAGAATTGATCCTCAACTAACATCTGCTAATGGAACTTTCCATCCTCATGCAGGAGCTCCTGTTACTCCTGTAAGAATTGATATTTTAGATATTGGTGATTCACCTGCACCTCGATATGCTACTACCGTTGGTGGAGTATCAGGGACAACATATTCTGATTTAGGACCTGGGTATAACTATGGTAATATGGTCAATTATGAAATTACTGCAGTTGCTGGTGGATCAGGTGCTCAAACCTATAATACTCTTCAAAATTATTTTATCGGACAAGGTTTCAATACACTAGGTGATCCTCGTTTAGCATCCGCGGGTAAAGCTTCTACACTTATGATTTTACCGAGTTTAGCTACTGCAGGTGGGAACGAAAGAAATTATAATCTTGAAAGAGATGCTATTTTCACTCAACATATTATCACACTCGAAAGTGAAGACGACGTTGATGATTTCTTAGAAGGACATCACTTATTCCATGGTGTAACCCACAGAAGTGAAGCCAGCGAGTACAATCAATTCCAAGTCGAATTAGATCAAGCACGCATTGGCTCAACTTCTTGTGGAAGCTGTCACTTTAGAGATGGTAGAGGATCAGAAGTGATCAATACTCCTAGAGGTCCTAGAATTGCTCCTCCAGTATTTGGTATAGGTATGCTCCAATGGATTGCAGGTGCTGAAGCCGGATTACGTTGGGATGGTGGTGTTGCCACTGTAGAAGATCAAACTAAAAATGCTTTAATAGAAGATCATGGTATCAATCCTGATACTGATATTTCTCAAGAAGATTTAGAACAAATCGTTGCTTATACCAAATTCCTAACCGTACCAACAAGGTCTGCCAACTCTTACAATATCCCTGGTGTTGCTGAGGGTGAACTTGCCTTTAATACAGTGGGATGTGCTAGTTGCCACCAAGTTACTCAGAAAACGAGTTCTGATGCTCCAAAGGAATTTAGAGATTTGGTGATACGTCCATATACAGATATGAAAGTCCATAATGTATATAATGGTTCTTTCAGAACGCCTGCTTTATGGGGAATGGGTAGAAACATTGATTTACTAGAACGAAATGGTAAAGCGACATTATTTATGCATGATGGTTCAGCAACATCGATAGAAAAGGCAATCCAACTTCATGGAGGCGATGCCTCTAATTCTAGAACTGCATACAATAACCTTTCTGAAGAAGAAAGAGCATTTATTGTACAGTTTATCAAATCACTGTAA
- a CDS encoding DUF1989 domain-containing protein, translated as MCNSNQLKANYQADVDPVKSYQEKCKVNYDFYEQVINTKGSRKEIYSDMILPHTGNAFPVKQGQVIRFEQKPSLHNGRTQILDVQFITPDLKQWSDHLNNGPIEGLNLKLFSGVWTQSQYMEKIATVVADEFPYELLDDKNTSHMFFAAHCCPEWIEMTHGKEANVNSCQENFIHGFNRIPAIQAIKDEKKRRETVQFFADKNDINIFQGNRFGQDENGITRCFLSPTPQVPDGTGVEFYAEKDCYVVVSNCPYADQALPFPEADPNPVYITVEDTGILPYSSNHLNINHGWEDRIYDRIYSKDMTAKPID; from the coding sequence ATGTGTAATTCAAATCAATTAAAAGCAAATTATCAAGCTGATGTAGATCCAGTAAAAAGCTATCAAGAAAAGTGTAAAGTGAATTATGATTTCTATGAGCAAGTGATAAACACTAAAGGGAGTAGAAAAGAAATTTATTCAGATATGATTCTTCCTCATACAGGAAATGCTTTTCCTGTTAAGCAAGGACAGGTAATTAGATTCGAGCAAAAGCCTAGCTTACATAATGGGAGAACTCAAATTCTTGATGTTCAATTTATCACACCAGATTTAAAACAATGGAGTGATCATTTAAATAATGGACCAATAGAAGGGTTAAATCTAAAACTCTTTTCTGGAGTATGGACACAAAGCCAGTATATGGAGAAAATAGCAACTGTAGTAGCGGACGAATTCCCATATGAACTTCTAGATGATAAGAACACATCACATATGTTTTTTGCTGCACATTGTTGCCCTGAGTGGATTGAGATGACTCATGGTAAAGAAGCGAACGTCAATAGTTGTCAAGAAAATTTCATTCATGGTTTTAATAGAATTCCTGCTATTCAGGCAATAAAGGATGAAAAAAAGAGACGAGAGACAGTACAGTTTTTCGCAGATAAAAATGATATTAATATTTTTCAAGGCAATAGATTTGGACAAGATGAAAACGGAATAACAAGGTGTTTTTTATCACCAACTCCTCAGGTTCCTGATGGTACAGGTGTTGAGTTTTATGCAGAAAAAGATTGCTATGTAGTGGTTAGTAATTGCCCTTATGCGGATCAGGCTTTACCGTTTCCAGAAGCAGACCCTAATCCAGTGTATATTACTGTAGAAGATACAGGGATACTTCCTTACTCATCAAATCATTTGAATATTAATCATGGATGGGAGGATAGAATTTATGATAGAATCTACTCTAAAGATATGACTGCAAAACCTATTGACTAA
- a CDS encoding sigma-70 family RNA polymerase sigma factor yields MEKNNITQILNNKSDLDRSDKIYPLVYDNLHLISEKLFQRERVGHTLQPTLLVNEAFMNLVDNDNIEWQGKTHFYAMGARAIRRILVDHARSKNTSKRGGDWHKIDLEKVVAFHPEKGDMALALDEAIEHLAEKHERQAKVVEMKFFGGMKMKEIADELGVSIKTIEVDWTVAKQWIKIFLTKEV; encoded by the coding sequence ATGGAAAAGAACAATATCACCCAGATATTAAATAATAAATCAGACCTAGACAGATCAGATAAAATTTATCCTTTAGTCTATGATAACCTACATCTTATATCAGAAAAACTATTCCAAAGAGAAAGAGTAGGTCATACCCTTCAGCCTACCTTATTGGTCAATGAAGCTTTTATGAATTTAGTGGATAATGACAATATTGAGTGGCAAGGGAAAACACATTTTTATGCCATGGGTGCTAGGGCAATACGTAGAATATTAGTAGACCATGCCCGCTCTAAAAACACATCTAAAAGAGGAGGTGATTGGCATAAAATTGATCTTGAAAAAGTAGTAGCTTTCCACCCAGAAAAAGGAGATATGGCTTTAGCTTTAGATGAAGCTATAGAACACCTTGCCGAAAAACATGAACGTCAGGCGAAGGTTGTAGAAATGAAATTTTTTGGGGGGATGAAAATGAAAGAAATAGCGGATGAATTAGGTGTATCTATCAAAACCATTGAAGTAGATTGGACCGTTGCAAAGCAATGGATAAAGATTTTTTTAACTAAAGAAGTATAA
- a CDS encoding serine/threonine protein kinase, translated as MSDDLHVKASELFGQVMELPYEDAISVINKSTENDEALREYTLNLYTSFAKEKENFGQSDNNSNTQEHITNSSFLQKKLTQSSVNEIDKKSFFRKRKNWLTVALVLLLVIAGFFYGTIVRNKLINSELREHQAFLNSQSSIVEHWMVSEKMKIKDLAKLSIVQSLCRELLEQYNKKGKAYLTSNSPQLEEFTQELKKLSKSEQVLGMSIIHANTPITFISTGLIGEKTKVSILNGQMLGDGGYKKYLEVIKGKTVFVPPLTLSEQVDVLTNPIDNYFSECHFATPVYSEGNIIGVLSMSLSSEATFSRLFENALTLDETNVYAFNKNGQILSSTLKYDGDDTYLADPLKVKLKYNNEPTSLFSDIQEKLTHDPVALKGHLLKSYYDYNGNDVVGSWVWFPSEEFGLIYEQNQSVFYQSVHLFDLTYLLSVLVVLIFGGIIIKTDFQLNLLNKKLQKLGQYHLLEKIGEGGFGEVFKGEHQLLKQPVAIKLLKKSFNDTDALDRFRKEVMVTASLHHPNTIRVFDYGHNHQNQFYYVMEYLHGISLEELLIHNKKIEIGRGLHILLQVGYSLMEAHQKGLLHRDIKPANIMVCNQGGAFDTVKLLDFGLVKEVNTIEHTKLNRIGGTPMFMAPERLHDPFNADVRQDIYALGAVGLYMFSGKYIVELISQKMLQGVDSIDTLLNEEVFDRKDLPTPLIQLFFQCVSFNVDERPSRVLQFIQILREIAKDYPWTVDDAQQSWKAYDVYG; from the coding sequence ATGTCAGACGATTTACATGTAAAGGCTTCAGAACTCTTCGGTCAGGTAATGGAATTACCTTATGAAGACGCCATATCTGTCATTAATAAGTCTACAGAAAATGATGAAGCTTTAAGAGAGTATACCCTTAATCTGTATACATCTTTTGCAAAGGAAAAGGAAAACTTTGGACAATCTGATAATAATTCAAACACACAAGAACACATCACTAATTCCTCTTTTTTACAAAAGAAACTTACCCAATCATCAGTTAATGAAATAGATAAAAAATCTTTCTTTCGAAAAAGGAAGAATTGGCTAACTGTTGCATTGGTATTGTTATTAGTCATTGCCGGTTTTTTCTATGGAACCATTGTTCGCAATAAATTAATTAATAGTGAGTTAAGAGAGCATCAAGCCTTTTTAAATTCTCAATCTTCGATCGTAGAACATTGGATGGTAAGTGAGAAAATGAAGATTAAGGATCTCGCTAAGCTTTCTATTGTTCAATCTTTATGTAGGGAGCTATTAGAACAATACAATAAAAAAGGAAAGGCATACCTCACCTCGAATTCTCCACAACTAGAAGAGTTTACCCAAGAACTTAAAAAATTAAGTAAGAGTGAACAGGTGTTAGGAATGAGTATTATCCATGCTAATACACCTATAACGTTTATTAGTACAGGACTAATAGGTGAAAAAACAAAAGTTTCCATCTTAAATGGTCAAATGTTAGGTGATGGAGGGTATAAAAAATATTTAGAGGTAATTAAAGGAAAAACAGTGTTTGTACCGCCACTAACACTTTCCGAGCAAGTAGATGTATTGACTAACCCAATTGATAATTATTTTTCAGAATGTCATTTTGCAACACCCGTTTATTCTGAAGGAAATATTATTGGAGTGTTAAGTATGAGTCTTTCCTCAGAAGCTACATTTAGCCGTCTATTTGAAAATGCATTAACTCTTGATGAAACAAATGTTTATGCTTTTAATAAAAATGGTCAAATTTTAAGTAGTACTCTAAAGTATGATGGAGACGATACTTATTTAGCAGATCCATTAAAAGTTAAACTAAAGTATAATAATGAACCCACTTCTCTTTTTTCAGATATCCAAGAAAAGCTCACTCATGATCCTGTAGCTCTAAAAGGACATCTATTAAAAAGTTATTATGATTATAATGGTAATGATGTTGTTGGCTCTTGGGTTTGGTTTCCTTCAGAAGAATTTGGGCTAATTTATGAACAAAACCAATCTGTATTTTATCAATCAGTTCATCTCTTTGACCTGACTTACCTATTATCTGTTTTAGTAGTATTGATTTTCGGTGGAATAATCATTAAAACAGATTTCCAACTGAATTTATTGAATAAAAAACTACAGAAATTAGGTCAATATCATCTTCTGGAAAAAATAGGAGAGGGAGGATTTGGAGAAGTTTTTAAAGGGGAACATCAATTATTAAAGCAACCTGTGGCGATCAAATTGTTGAAAAAGAGTTTTAATGATACTGATGCCTTAGATCGTTTCAGAAAAGAGGTGATGGTCACTGCTTCATTACATCACCCCAATACAATTAGAGTATTTGATTATGGTCATAATCACCAAAATCAGTTCTATTATGTGATGGAATATCTTCATGGAATTTCATTAGAAGAATTATTAATACATAATAAGAAAATTGAAATTGGACGAGGTCTTCATATCCTTTTACAGGTTGGATATAGTTTGATGGAAGCACATCAAAAAGGGTTATTACACCGAGATATTAAACCTGCAAATATTATGGTGTGTAATCAAGGAGGAGCCTTTGATACCGTGAAACTACTAGACTTCGGATTGGTGAAAGAAGTTAATACTATAGAGCATACAAAATTAAATAGAATCGGTGGTACTCCTATGTTTATGGCTCCCGAAAGGTTACATGATCCTTTTAATGCAGATGTAAGACAGGATATTTATGCTTTAGGAGCAGTAGGATTGTATATGTTCAGTGGTAAATATATAGTGGAATTAATATCACAAAAGATGCTTCAAGGAGTAGACTCTATAGATACATTGCTAAACGAGGAAGTGTTTGATCGAAAGGACTTACCAACTCCTCTAATACAATTATTTTTTCAATGTGTCAGCTTCAATGTAGACGAACGTCCTTCTAGGGTTCTTCAATTTATACAAATACTGAGAGAGATTGCTAAAGACTACCCTTGGACCGTTGATGATGCTCAACAGTCTTGGAAAGCATACGATGTGTATGGTTAA
- a CDS encoding MerC domain-containing protein, which produces MCTIKETLRKKSDQIGITGSFICLVHCMLTSGLIIGSSLMQHGHEHHHHHTLDFWGFVDLSMILVSGVAVYFTTKKCQHHLHAKVMWIVYLLYVITCILKYFGFEPMWLSILSYTASIALISLHLKNLFHTKKVEIV; this is translated from the coding sequence ATGTGTACTATTAAAGAAACACTTCGTAAAAAGTCTGATCAAATTGGAATTACAGGGTCATTTATTTGTCTTGTTCATTGTATGCTTACCTCAGGTTTAATTATAGGTAGTTCATTGATGCAACATGGACATGAACATCATCATCATCATACATTAGATTTTTGGGGGTTTGTTGATCTTTCTATGATTTTAGTAAGTGGAGTAGCTGTATATTTCACTACAAAAAAATGCCAACATCATTTACATGCTAAAGTGATGTGGATTGTGTATTTGCTATATGTTATTACTTGTATTCTTAAGTACTTTGGATTTGAGCCTATGTGGTTAAGTATCCTTTCTTACACTGCATCGATTGCATTAATAAGTCTTCATCTTAAAAATCTTTTTCACACTAAGAAAGTAGAAATAGTATAA
- a CDS encoding DUF1989 domain-containing protein → MWLTKVNGIGSLKRSPAYVGEYELITIKNLSIMCNNSYNADIDPVEQFARGVKPNTEFYDSVIATKSNGTRKLVYEETLHPHTGDAFYAKAGQVIRIEQRPHQHNGRTQIADILFFTPDLKQWSDHLSTTAVAGFSPSIYGALWTQSKFMEKIVTLVADEYPYELLEDPDNNMKVQHMFFAAHCSKEYNMCAYGNDAVHMNSCHENFIQALNRIPAIAAIEDEKERMEKVQFLADRNDLNIFQPNQIIPDEEGVTRGKMFLSPSVPDGTGLEFYCEKDLYLVASNCPYADQNLPFHEADPNPIYIQVFDTGITPHTDDHLGMIKGSEWEKLVYNKFKTGEKEISVRTPESFNNK, encoded by the coding sequence ATGTGGTTAACGAAGGTTAATGGTATAGGGAGTTTAAAAAGATCTCCCGCCTATGTTGGTGAATACGAATTAATCACAATCAAAAATCTATCAATTATGTGTAATAATAGTTATAACGCCGACATCGATCCAGTAGAACAATTTGCAAGAGGAGTAAAGCCTAATACTGAATTTTATGATAGTGTAATTGCTACTAAATCAAATGGTACAAGAAAGTTAGTATACGAAGAAACATTACATCCACATACAGGAGATGCTTTTTATGCGAAAGCAGGTCAGGTGATTCGAATTGAGCAAAGACCACATCAACATAATGGCAGAACACAAATTGCTGATATTTTATTTTTTACACCAGATTTAAAACAATGGAGTGATCACCTTAGCACAACTGCAGTAGCAGGTTTTTCTCCATCAATCTATGGTGCATTATGGACTCAAAGTAAGTTTATGGAGAAGATTGTAACGCTTGTTGCGGACGAATATCCCTATGAACTTTTAGAGGACCCTGATAACAATATGAAGGTACAGCATATGTTTTTTGCAGCTCATTGTAGTAAGGAATACAATATGTGTGCTTATGGAAATGATGCTGTACATATGAACAGTTGCCATGAAAACTTTATTCAGGCACTAAATAGGATTCCAGCAATTGCAGCTATTGAGGATGAAAAAGAAAGAATGGAAAAGGTGCAGTTCTTAGCAGATAGAAATGATTTAAATATCTTCCAACCCAATCAGATAATACCTGATGAGGAAGGAGTTACAAGAGGGAAGATGTTTTTGAGCCCTTCAGTTCCTGATGGTACAGGGCTGGAATTTTATTGCGAAAAAGATCTTTATTTGGTAGCAAGTAACTGCCCTTATGCAGACCAGAACTTACCATTTCACGAGGCTGATCCAAATCCAATTTATATTCAAGTATTTGATACAGGGATTACACCGCATACTGACGATCACTTAGGTATGATAAAAGGTAGTGAATGGGAAAAACTAGTCTATAATAAATTTAAGACTGGAGAAAAAGAAATCTCAGTTCGTACACCTGAGAGTTTCAACAACAAATAA